Proteins from one Streptosporangium becharense genomic window:
- a CDS encoding substrate-binding and VWA domain-containing protein, which produces MLAPLAGSVALAVLLGVAAFVVVNRDRGCSGDALPLRVTAAPDIQPVLSRIAARFNEAAHEVDGRCAVVTVTKALPAIVTSSLAGVGGKTSPMHVWIPDSSLWLSSLRADRADVPTEGTSVARSPIVLAASGSVVPNLKKSLGEIRWRGVVGAANVANVDGPGRKVRVLMLDPSLNATGLGALLSASAAVGPGGAGQEQLVGALKSLSGSSATLRDQEALLSSLGVKGAKAPVGVASEQSVWAFNTTRKPEVPVVPLYPAEGTLSLDYPMVVVTEQAAERAAAEAFRKELEGEASREALRSAGFRTPDGRGGKAISDSGGFRAQAPQALKTPDARTVAGMIQTWSRIKLGSRLVTLLDVSGTMALPVPGTRLTRMQAISRIAIEGMRLFPLKSEMGLWEFSTHLDGRGVDYRETVPVGPLTENLDGVLRRDLLNRKLAGARAKETGDTGLNDALAAAYERMTEEYQSDKINTVLVLTDGAGNDDPDGGISNREILTRLKEQYDSEKPVSVLIIAFGPDAPRGRRQMEALAKATGGEAYIAKDVLEVRKFFLEGMKRRLCAPNC; this is translated from the coding sequence GTGCTGGCGCCGCTGGCCGGATCCGTCGCCCTCGCGGTGCTGCTCGGCGTCGCCGCCTTCGTGGTCGTCAACCGCGACCGCGGATGCTCGGGGGACGCGCTCCCGCTGCGGGTGACGGCCGCACCGGACATCCAGCCCGTCCTGTCGCGGATCGCCGCGCGTTTCAACGAGGCGGCCCACGAGGTCGACGGCAGGTGTGCGGTCGTCACGGTGACCAAGGCCCTTCCGGCGATCGTGACCTCGTCCCTGGCCGGTGTCGGCGGCAAGACCTCGCCCATGCACGTGTGGATCCCCGATTCCAGCCTGTGGCTCTCCAGCCTGCGGGCGGACAGGGCGGACGTGCCGACGGAGGGCACCTCGGTGGCCCGGTCGCCGATCGTGCTGGCGGCCTCCGGCTCGGTGGTCCCGAACCTGAAGAAGAGCCTGGGCGAGATCCGGTGGAGAGGCGTGGTCGGCGCGGCGAACGTGGCCAACGTCGACGGGCCGGGCCGCAAGGTGCGCGTGCTCATGCTGGACCCCTCGCTGAACGCCACCGGGCTCGGTGCCCTGCTGTCCGCCTCCGCGGCGGTCGGGCCCGGCGGCGCCGGGCAGGAGCAACTGGTGGGTGCGCTCAAGAGCCTGTCGGGGTCGAGTGCGACGCTCCGCGACCAGGAGGCGCTGCTGTCCAGCCTCGGCGTCAAGGGTGCCAAGGCCCCGGTGGGCGTCGCCTCCGAGCAGAGCGTCTGGGCCTTCAACACGACCAGGAAGCCCGAGGTGCCCGTCGTACCGCTGTATCCGGCCGAGGGGACGCTCAGCCTCGACTACCCGATGGTGGTCGTCACCGAGCAGGCCGCGGAGCGCGCCGCCGCCGAGGCGTTCCGGAAGGAACTGGAGGGCGAGGCGTCCCGCGAGGCCCTGCGAAGCGCGGGGTTCCGCACCCCGGACGGCAGGGGCGGCAAGGCGATCTCCGACTCCGGCGGCTTCCGGGCCCAGGCCCCGCAGGCGCTGAAGACGCCGGACGCCAGGACCGTGGCGGGGATGATCCAGACCTGGTCCCGGATCAAGCTCGGCAGCAGGCTCGTCACGCTCCTGGACGTCTCGGGGACGATGGCCCTGCCGGTGCCCGGCACCCGACTGACCCGGATGCAGGCGATCAGCAGGATCGCCATCGAGGGCATGAGGCTGTTCCCCCTCAAGAGCGAGATGGGCCTGTGGGAGTTCTCCACCCACCTCGACGGCCGGGGCGTCGACTATCGCGAGACGGTCCCGGTCGGCCCGCTCACCGAGAACCTGGACGGGGTCCTGCGCCGGGATCTGCTCAACCGGAAGCTGGCCGGCGCCCGGGCCAAGGAGACCGGTGACACCGGGCTCAACGACGCCCTCGCCGCCGCCTACGAGCGGATGACCGAGGAGTACCAGAGCGACAAGATCAACACGGTGCTGGTCCTCACCGACGGGGCGGGCAACGACGATCCCGACGGAGGGATCTCCAACCGGGAGATCCTCACCAGGCTCAAGGAGCAGTACGACTCGGAGAAGCCGGTCAGCGTGCTGATCATCGCCTTCGGTCCCGACGCTCCCCGGGGCCGGCGCCAGATGGAGGCCCTGGCCAAGGCGACGGGCGGCGAGGCCTACATCGCCAAGGACGTGCTGGAGGTCCGCAAGTTCTTCCTGGAGGGCATGAAGCGTCGCCTCTGCGCACCCAACTGCTGA
- a CDS encoding DUF4184 family protein — MPFTPSHVAAVLPLISSRRIRAVLDPWALALGAMVPDLPIFFPFLPDYRVWHSLRGVLTIDPLAVVVLLAVFHLVLRDPLTALLPPSLAGRAAAVSPGMYGLRRLPAVVAGGVVGALTHKVWDSFTHSYSSAMWGWPWLDTRVAGVVSLFRLLQYVSTVAGLVIVVWWVLRGLSRMEARELPERLALPAGERAAVLIATVVSVLLGAVAWPMAFPAQTAAQLVTRVGAGVFVGCCALLFGYALIWQLRRAMAVFEGA; from the coding sequence GTGCCGTTCACGCCCAGCCATGTCGCCGCGGTGCTGCCGCTGATCTCCTCGCGGCGGATCCGCGCGGTGCTCGACCCCTGGGCACTGGCCCTGGGCGCCATGGTGCCCGACCTGCCGATCTTCTTCCCCTTCCTGCCCGACTACAGGGTCTGGCACTCGTTGCGGGGCGTCCTGACGATCGACCCGCTCGCCGTCGTCGTCCTCCTCGCGGTCTTCCACCTGGTGCTCCGCGACCCGCTGACCGCGCTGCTGCCCCCCTCGCTGGCCGGGCGGGCCGCTGCGGTGAGCCCCGGCATGTACGGCCTGCGGAGGCTGCCGGCCGTCGTCGCCGGGGGTGTGGTGGGAGCGCTCACCCACAAGGTCTGGGACTCCTTCACCCACTCCTACAGCTCCGCGATGTGGGGCTGGCCGTGGCTGGACACCCGGGTGGCCGGGGTCGTCTCCCTGTTCCGCCTGCTGCAGTACGTCTCCACGGTGGCCGGCCTGGTGATCGTCGTCTGGTGGGTGCTGCGCGGCCTGTCCAGGATGGAGGCGCGCGAGCTGCCGGAGCGGCTGGCCCTGCCGGCCGGGGAACGCGCCGCCGTGCTCATCGCTACCGTCGTGTCGGTCCTGCTCGGCGCCGTCGCCTGGCCGATGGCGTTCCCGGCGCAGACCGCCGCCCAGCTGGTGACCAGGGTGGGTGCGGGGGTGTTCGTCGGCTGCTGCGCGCTGCTGTTCGGGTACGCGCTGATATGGCAGCTCAGGCGGGCCATGGCAGTATTCGAAGGTGCCTGA
- a CDS encoding TrmH family RNA methyltransferase produces MPELTDPRLADYANLRDVELRKSMEAEHGLFIAEGEKVIRRAVAAGYPVRSVLLTPRWAESLADLLEGLADRVHLLDDAAVEQITGFPVHRGALAAMERLPTPTVGQILSGTAPEKPAGHRIAGTPGRDAGTPERTAGTPCPDAGTPARDAQNAGPGRRDAGTPARDASRPRRLLVLEDLVDHGNVGAIFRCAAALGVDAVILSPRCADPLYRRSVKVSMGAVFSVPYARMTDWYGGLAEIRAAGHRLLALTPAEHATPLGQVDLGERCALMLGTEGDGLSSRWLHEADEAVRIGMDPRATARGVDSLNVVAAASIACYELAARDR; encoded by the coding sequence GTGCCTGAACTCACCGATCCCCGCCTCGCCGACTACGCCAACCTGCGAGACGTCGAGCTGCGCAAGAGCATGGAGGCCGAGCACGGCCTGTTCATCGCCGAGGGGGAGAAGGTGATCCGCCGGGCCGTCGCGGCGGGCTACCCGGTGCGTTCCGTCCTGCTCACCCCCCGCTGGGCCGAGTCGCTCGCCGACCTCCTCGAAGGGCTCGCAGACCGCGTCCACCTGCTCGACGACGCCGCCGTCGAGCAGATCACGGGCTTCCCCGTGCACCGCGGCGCGCTCGCCGCGATGGAACGGCTCCCCACGCCCACGGTGGGGCAGATCCTGTCCGGCACGGCGCCGGAGAAGCCCGCCGGCCACCGGATCGCCGGAACGCCGGGTCGGGACGCCGGGACGCCGGAGCGGACCGCCGGGACGCCGTGCCCGGACGCCGGGACGCCGGCCCGGGACGCCCAGAACGCCGGGCCGGGACGCCGGGACGCCGGGACGCCGGCCCGGGACGCCTCCCGCCCGCGCCGGTTGCTCGTCCTGGAGGATCTGGTCGACCACGGCAACGTCGGGGCGATCTTCAGGTGCGCCGCGGCACTCGGGGTCGACGCGGTGATCCTCTCGCCGCGCTGCGCGGATCCGCTGTACCGGCGGTCGGTCAAGGTCTCGATGGGGGCGGTCTTCAGCGTCCCGTACGCCCGGATGACCGACTGGTACGGCGGCCTCGCCGAGATCAGGGCCGCCGGTCACCGTCTCCTCGCGCTCACCCCCGCTGAGCACGCCACCCCCCTCGGCCAGGTCGACCTGGGGGAGCGGTGTGCCCTCATGCTCGGCACCGAGGGCGACGGCCTGTCGTCGCGCTGGCTGCACGAGGCGGACGAGGCCGTGCGGATCGGCATGGACCCGCGCGCCACCGCCCGCGGCGTCGACTCCCTCAACGTGGTGGCCGCGGCCTCCATCGCCTGCTACGAACTGGCCGCCCGCGACCGGTGA
- a CDS encoding tetratricopeptide repeat protein encodes MDDDLSEIRALVEAGDVSEVVRRLRFSAEELPLTEVARLAGWAATETGFEDLADASARVVADPLDPKALFDFGYACIERGVSALAVPVFREVLRLAPASSLVLGELVTALEDEGRHGEAVEVLERHEATLHDWPDRYLLVYNSIMSGDLERAGRNYARLSEPDDPRWLPAWARGGRMLARAESARRVAPLDWQDLRGWHFTLTGGVLGTLSPYGFVTSMNGRYAYLQDDIGGCLRGLLRLRLIIDAAGLRPRTVSLLPDRSSRILGLAAAEVLGVPAEPFTPDRPDTVVVAYSLDEVDGDVLADLWNRVPGQVLYEHATCWTDPPALSADVSTLLRQHGASPWGGKRMWFKTDGSPAQISLEDAWFEMDGFSPADRPAEDVAAEIVRADPTPDPGDGETPADPDEGLAAFVAGIRDRWLDGPRERVRASGPVLSFRFA; translated from the coding sequence ATGGATGATGATCTGTCGGAAATCCGGGCACTCGTGGAGGCCGGAGACGTCTCCGAGGTCGTGCGGCGCCTGCGGTTCAGCGCCGAGGAACTGCCCCTCACCGAGGTGGCCCGCCTCGCAGGCTGGGCGGCCACCGAGACGGGGTTCGAGGACCTGGCCGACGCGTCGGCGAGGGTCGTCGCCGACCCGCTGGACCCGAAGGCCCTGTTCGACTTCGGCTACGCGTGCATCGAGCGCGGGGTGTCCGCCCTCGCCGTCCCGGTGTTCCGGGAGGTGCTGCGGCTCGCACCGGCCTCGTCGCTGGTCCTGGGTGAGCTGGTGACCGCGCTGGAGGACGAGGGGCGTCACGGTGAGGCGGTGGAGGTCCTGGAGCGGCACGAGGCGACCCTCCACGACTGGCCCGACCGCTACCTGCTGGTCTACAACTCCATCATGAGCGGGGACCTGGAGCGGGCCGGGCGGAACTACGCCCGCCTCTCCGAGCCGGACGACCCGCGCTGGCTGCCCGCCTGGGCCCGGGGCGGACGCATGCTCGCCCGGGCGGAATCGGCGCGGCGGGTCGCGCCGCTGGACTGGCAGGACCTGCGCGGCTGGCACTTCACCCTGACCGGCGGCGTACTGGGCACGCTGTCGCCGTACGGCTTCGTCACGAGCATGAACGGCCGCTACGCGTACTTGCAGGACGACATCGGCGGCTGCCTGCGGGGGCTCCTCCGGCTCCGGCTGATCATCGACGCGGCCGGGCTGCGGCCGCGGACGGTCTCGCTGCTGCCCGACCGGTCCAGCCGGATCCTGGGCCTGGCCGCGGCCGAGGTCCTCGGTGTCCCGGCCGAGCCGTTCACGCCGGACCGGCCCGACACCGTGGTCGTCGCCTACAGCCTGGACGAAGTGGACGGCGACGTCCTGGCGGACCTGTGGAACCGCGTCCCCGGCCAGGTGCTCTACGAGCACGCCACCTGCTGGACCGATCCGCCCGCGCTGTCCGCCGACGTGAGCACCCTGCTCCGCCAGCACGGCGCCTCCCCGTGGGGAGGCAAGCGCATGTGGTTCAAGACGGACGGCTCGCCCGCACAGATCTCCCTGGAGGACGCGTGGTTCGAGATGGACGGCTTCTCCCCGGCCGACAGGCCCGCCGAGGACGTGGCGGCCGAGATCGTCCGGGCCGACCCCACGCCCGACCCCGGCGACGGCGAGACACCGGCGGACCCCGACGAGGGCCTCGCCGCCTTCGTCGCGGGCATCCGCGACCGGTGGCTGGACGGCCCCCGGGAACGGGTCAGGGCATCGGGCCCCGTGCTCTCCTTCCGTTTCGCGTGA
- a CDS encoding D-alanyl-D-alanine carboxypeptidase family protein → MAPMQTGGIHLMTCAAVAAAITFPASSLQTSAPAPTVPRAAPAVPVLTASVVPAPTAALTASAALTVPAASAAPAVSAVPVSAGRPAPAVPVAGPAVPVSAWDARDSAPAAPGRAVFLYEPGTGTVHLSKQAARRMPVASLTKVMAAYVVLREARLDDTVTITAADVKHAARNGATHASLRAGERLTVRDLLYGVMLPSGADASHALARVYGPGNARFVAKMNTMARSLGLTDTSYANADGLPKPKPGYSTATDQAKLAEIALRDPTMRIISATRRHVVPKTKLHRAHVWTNSNKLLGKTPGALGVKTGYTDAAGYCLSFAADRDGRRIVGVILGESKSERRFQTATRLLDWAEELAPVPAV, encoded by the coding sequence ATGGCTCCCATGCAAACCGGGGGAATCCACCTGATGACCTGCGCCGCAGTGGCCGCGGCGATCACCTTTCCCGCGTCGTCCCTCCAGACCTCCGCACCCGCTCCGACCGTTCCGCGCGCCGCACCCGCCGTGCCCGTGCTCACCGCGTCCGTCGTGCCCGCGCCGACCGCCGCACTCACCGCGTCCGCCGCACTCACCGTGCCTGCCGCGTCCGCCGCACCCGCTGTGTCCGCTGTGCCCGTTTCCGCCGGGCGGCCGGCCCCGGCGGTCCCGGTCGCCGGACCGGCCGTTCCCGTCTCGGCGTGGGACGCCCGGGACTCCGCGCCGGCGGCACCGGGACGGGCCGTTTTCCTGTACGAGCCGGGTACCGGAACGGTCCATCTCAGTAAGCAGGCGGCGCGCCGGATGCCGGTGGCCAGCCTCACCAAGGTCATGGCGGCGTACGTCGTGCTGCGCGAGGCCCGGCTGGACGACACGGTCACGATCACCGCGGCCGACGTCAAGCACGCCGCGCGCAACGGCGCGACCCACGCCTCGCTGCGCGCCGGGGAGCGCCTGACCGTCCGGGACCTCCTCTACGGGGTCATGCTCCCCTCGGGAGCCGACGCCTCGCACGCCCTGGCCCGCGTCTACGGTCCGGGCAACGCCAGGTTCGTGGCGAAGATGAACACCATGGCCCGTTCCCTGGGGCTGACCGACACCTCCTACGCCAACGCCGACGGGCTGCCCAAGCCGAAACCCGGCTACTCCACCGCCACCGACCAGGCGAAGCTGGCCGAGATCGCCCTACGCGACCCGACGATGCGGATCATCTCCGCCACCAGGCGGCACGTCGTCCCGAAGACCAAGCTGCACCGGGCCCACGTCTGGACCAACAGCAACAAGCTTCTCGGCAAGACCCCCGGCGCGCTGGGTGTCAAGACCGGTTACACCGACGCCGCCGGTTACTGCCTGTCGTTCGCCGCCGATCGCGACGGCCGCCGGATCGTCGGGGTGATCCTTGGCGAGTCCAAGTCCGAGCGGCGTTTCCAGACCGCCACGCGCCTGCTCGACTGGGCCGAGGAGCTGGCTCCAGTCCCGGCCGTCTGA
- a CDS encoding DedA family protein, translated as MFGMRPVASAAPDPGSTSFLGISAWLWPMILGGIGLFAAFQAYYWIGHRLGPKIYASRLGRKIPEDKILKVEAAVRKWGALAVYACFWVPGVRHTLPWVAGVLRISYPWYVVASALGCLTWVPVTYLGLYAVIWGWLELAAQSPLLAVLAALVVLAVVAGFVRRRRRRAAARRDSEKLTTP; from the coding sequence ATGTTCGGAATGCGACCTGTTGCGTCGGCGGCCCCCGACCCCGGATCCACGTCCTTTCTGGGGATATCCGCGTGGCTCTGGCCGATGATCCTCGGCGGCATCGGCCTGTTCGCCGCCTTCCAGGCCTACTACTGGATCGGCCACCGGCTCGGCCCGAAGATCTACGCCTCCCGCCTGGGGCGGAAGATCCCCGAAGACAAGATCCTCAAGGTCGAGGCCGCCGTCCGGAAGTGGGGGGCGCTCGCCGTCTACGCCTGCTTCTGGGTGCCGGGTGTGCGCCACACGCTGCCCTGGGTGGCCGGTGTGCTGCGGATCTCCTATCCCTGGTACGTCGTGGCCAGCGCGCTCGGCTGCCTGACCTGGGTTCCGGTGACGTATCTGGGCCTCTACGCGGTGATCTGGGGCTGGCTGGAACTGGCCGCGCAGTCGCCGCTGCTGGCGGTCCTGGCGGCCCTGGTGGTGCTGGCCGTGGTCGCCGGCTTCGTGCGCCGGCGCCGCCGCAGGGCCGCCGCCCGCCGGGATTCCGAAAAGCTCACGACGCCCTGA